The genomic stretch CGGCAAGTCGCATGATCTCGTCATCGGCTCGATTCTGGTCGGCTATCCGGACGACGAATACGTCTGCACGCATGAGCATCGATGCCGCGACGAGTGCCTTTCGTTTCATTTCAAGCCCGAGCTCATCGATGCGGTCGGCGGCAACCCGCGCGCATGGCAGAGCGGCGCGCTTCCTCCCGTTCCGCGGATGATCGTGCTTTGCGAGCTGGCGCAGGCCGCTGCCCGGGGGGTCAGCGACGTCGGCCTCGACGAGGTTGGAATGTGGTTGGCGGCGATATTTTCGCGCGGAGTCGCCGAACAGCATCGTCTGGCCAGGCAGGTCACCGCGCGTGAACGAAATCGCGCCGTCGAGACTGCGCTCTGGATCGATTCTAATTCAGAGCGGGCGCTGAATCTCGATCGCGCGGCGGACCGCGCCGGTCTCAGTCCGTTTCATTTTCTGAAATCGTTTTCGCGCGTGCTCGGAGTCACACCGCATCAGTACCTTGTGCGTTCGCGATTGCGCCGTGCGGCCCGGATGCTCGCCGAGGATGAACGATCGATCACCGCTACCGCCTTCGATTCCGGCTTCGGTGATATCTCCAACTTCGTGCGCACTTTTCATCGCGCGGCGGGCATGTCGCCGCGCGCGTTTCGCGCCGCGTCGAAAGGCGAGCGGCAACTGGTGCGCGAGCGCTTGGGCAACACGGTCTCCGCTCGGGTTTGATCCTTTCAACCGTGCGGACTCGTAAAGCACTCCTACCATTTCTGCTCTTCGCGGCGCTGGCTCTGACTGCGCATGCGCCGCTCGCGGATTCTCCCGACAAAGGCGACGCGATCCACGTGCGGGGTGGGCCGTGGACGCTGGCCGCGCGGGTGTTCAAGAGTGAGCATCTTTCAGCACGCCCGCATCTGATCGTCGTGCTGCATGGCGATGCGCCCGGCGTCAATCCAACGTATCAATACAATTTCGCGCACGAGGCGGCTTCATCGATCGACGATGCAATCGTCGTCGCGCTTATGCGGCCCGGCTATGCCGACGGCAAGGGCCTCGCGAGCGAGGGCAATATCGGCTGGAAGCTCGGCGACAATTACACATCGGACAGGATCGAGAGCATCGTCGATGCGGCGCGCGCTCTGCTCAAGCAATACGACGCGAGCGATCTCACACTGGTCGGGCATTCCGGCGGCGCGGCGATCTCGGCAGATATTCTCGGGCTATATCCCGGTGTTGCGACGCGAGCATTGCTCGTCTCGTGCCCGTGCGACGTGCCCGCGTTCCGCTGGAGCATGATAAAGTTTCAATGGAATCCATTGTG from Candidatus Binataceae bacterium encodes the following:
- a CDS encoding prolyl oligopeptidase family serine peptidase; the encoded protein is MRTRKALLPFLLFAALALTAHAPLADSPDKGDAIHVRGGPWTLAARVFKSEHLSARPHLIVVLHGDAPGVNPTYQYNFAHEAASSIDDAIVVALMRPGYADGKGLASEGNIGWKLGDNYTSDRIESIVDAARALLKQYDASDLTLVGHSGGAAISADILGLYPGVATRALLVSCPCDVPAFRWSMIKFQWNPLWLIPVSSVSPQNEVSAIPKSTRVRMVVGANDPVTPEPLTLAFARALRARGVPVTVTILPKLGHEILLEPATLDQLKDLMRGA
- a CDS encoding AraC family transcriptional regulator, producing MPTATLLSRDSISVTEFHCDTVPGEKPFAELHHSYSLSYVRRGSFGYRARGKSHDLVIGSILVGYPDDEYVCTHEHRCRDECLSFHFKPELIDAVGGNPRAWQSGALPPVPRMIVLCELAQAAARGVSDVGLDEVGMWLAAIFSRGVAEQHRLARQVTARERNRAVETALWIDSNSERALNLDRAADRAGLSPFHFLKSFSRVLGVTPHQYLVRSRLRRAARMLAEDERSITATAFDSGFGDISNFVRTFHRAAGMSPRAFRAASKGERQLVRERLGNTVSARV